In one window of Maribacter sp. BPC-D8 DNA:
- a CDS encoding sensor histidine kinase: MVKPEIPKNEQQRLEALKSFNVLDTLEEKEYDAITRIAADICNTPMALVSLVDEGRQWFKSHHGIDATETPRDLAFCAHAINTPDSLLLVNDASKDERFSDNPLVTGGPSVQFYAGAPLNTKEGESIGTLCVIDTKPRAEFTERQQASLRDLADQVMAQLELRRQNIKEKIVNEELRIKNNQLKQLSYRMAHDMKTPLLGISSVIGFIKEDYTEFFKDTEIPNYLSIIDNRVEYMESLINGIINYNAITNADIKVENFNVSKELQGVLNKQSDNHKVQLHLENCNHNINHSLNSFDQIFRDLISNSIKFTDKSDIKINVSFSENQNFYSFTFEDNGPGIPERYWEKVFVLFEKLGTEDTKDTGIGLTTIKELIEKLGGSITIGKRKDNKEGVHFSFTLSKNLV, encoded by the coding sequence ATGGTTAAGCCAGAAATACCAAAAAACGAACAACAGCGGTTAGAAGCATTAAAAAGCTTTAATGTTCTTGATACCCTAGAAGAAAAAGAATACGATGCCATAACGCGAATTGCTGCAGATATTTGCAACACGCCTATGGCATTAGTTTCATTAGTTGATGAAGGTAGGCAATGGTTTAAATCTCATCATGGCATAGATGCTACCGAAACCCCAAGAGATTTAGCTTTTTGTGCACATGCCATTAACACCCCCGATTCTTTATTATTAGTAAACGATGCAAGTAAAGATGAACGCTTTTCTGACAACCCCTTAGTAACCGGCGGACCTTCAGTACAGTTTTATGCTGGTGCCCCATTGAATACTAAAGAAGGTGAATCTATAGGCACATTATGCGTAATTGACACAAAACCACGTGCTGAATTTACCGAAAGACAACAAGCCTCTCTAAGAGACCTTGCCGATCAAGTAATGGCGCAGCTAGAACTTCGAAGGCAAAATATTAAGGAAAAGATTGTTAATGAAGAATTACGTATTAAGAATAATCAATTAAAGCAGTTATCATATCGAATGGCGCATGATATGAAAACCCCTTTATTAGGTATTAGTTCTGTTATTGGGTTTATTAAAGAAGATTATACTGAGTTCTTTAAGGATACCGAGATACCGAATTACTTAAGTATTATAGATAATAGAGTTGAATATATGGAATCATTAATTAATGGGATCATTAATTACAACGCTATAACCAATGCAGATATAAAAGTAGAGAACTTTAATGTTTCAAAAGAATTACAGGGTGTACTCAATAAACAATCTGATAACCATAAAGTACAATTACACTTAGAAAATTGCAATCACAACATAAATCATTCTTTAAATAGCTTTGACCAAATATTTAGAGATTTAATATCTAACAGTATTAAATTTACTGATAAATCAGACATTAAAATAAACGTATCATTCAGTGAAAATCAAAACTTCTATTCTTTCACTTTTGAAGATAACGGTCCGGGAATACCTGAGAGATACTGGGAAAAAGTTTTCGTCTTATTCGAAAAGCTAGGTACAGAAGACACTAAAGATACCGGTATTGGTTTGACAACTATAAAAGAGCTCATAGAAAAACTTGGAGGCAGCATTACTATAGGCAAACGTAAAGACAATAAAGAAGGCGTACATTTCAGCTTTACACTTTCTAAAAATCTCGTTTAA